In a single window of the Anguilla rostrata isolate EN2019 chromosome 4, ASM1855537v3, whole genome shotgun sequence genome:
- the cilp2 gene encoding cartilage intermediate layer protein 2, producing MWNLKKVILCLPVLLAVALAQDPTGGNVQVRKRSQRGRNRNQALGSQTTGLTEWTSWFNIDHPGGNGDYERLEAIRFYYRERVCTRPVAMEARTSDWVKAADTGEVVHSSLDKGFWCINNEQPYGRLCSNYHVRFQCPPVQAYWTDWTAWGACSATACSDVGIQVRERKCVSKEPQTRLLSPPCEGPHTERRECTTPPCRADWSPWGPWSVCSVTCGKGRRVRRRTCLRSSVSVQCVGHSAELQKCGKPPCPAVCQRVCSEGRPSDDCSRCVCKGHLLRGEVKGTTGVPVSGARITLDSQPKLVLAQTDARGLFTVPGVCSGTPTLVSIQREKFSPVAVTTSSNSTGTSWVRVVMKSSEKPYMEKHPEDKVRYEGQRAALCCKATGTPVPDKYYWYHNGTLLDRSMYKYAEDLILRDLKPGQTGQYHCKATSEAGSIKSSPAFVTVLAKGTPACVPTPESHLVKLPIDCVQPGTNSRFYDAGSCPHNKCVGSLDYDLRCRDGSSFCCGVKRLETREINCGSYILPIRAVTECGCQKCVEPKVLVRGRVVAADNGEPLRFGHIYIGKERVGTTGYQGSFTVQVSPDTERLVVNFVDRLEKFIDTVKVFIFDRKGGAVYHDVKVMRKQEPVDINSAETNTIYLGEIKDEDPIGQIVIPPNSFHKNSGEVYEGTVKASVTFLDPRNITTAPAAPGDLNFVNNEGDMFPLRTYGMFSVDFRDESNQEALGAGAVQVLLDTEHVKMPEHIPKMKLWSLNPETGIWEEESDFHYTQATGGGNGRSKREERTFLIGNMEIRERRLFNLDVPENRRCYVKVRAYMSDKFLPNEQLEGVVINLINLEPKPGYSANPRAWGRFDSVITGQNGACLPAFCDAQRPDAYTAYVTAIMGGEELEAAPSAPKMNPNIIGVTQTCLKKIDYRRSDHEDPALKKTAFKINLPKPNPNNFDETNGPIYPYQSLIACENAPIDANHFRFFRVEKDKYEYNVVPFEESDLTTWTGDYLAWWPNPQEFRACYIKVKINGPNEVMVRSRNFGGSHPATRGQLYGIRDIRSTRDMHVANTSAACLEFKCSGMLFDQDIVDRSLITVLPQGNCRRAGVNNLLQEYLTKHPPVVQNNESFAFNMLAPVDPLGHNYGIYTVTDQNPRVAKEIAIGRCFDGTSDGFSREMKPDSGVALTFACPERPVTRESLFQRLQTNPAQTLAQVAQDMREAGGVQVSRGEPRVVAYPSSQQSRTQSRRTSSTSSRRRTQTRTQLPQ from the exons ATCCCACCGGGGGCAACGTGCAGGTCAGGAAGCGGAGCCAGAGGGGCAGGAACAGGAATCAGGCCCTCGGGTCACAGACCACAG GGCTGACCGAGTGGACGTCCTGGTTCAACATCGACCACCCCGGGGGGAACGGAGACTACGAGAGGCTGGAGGCCATCCGCTTCTACTACCGGGAGAGGGTGTGCACGCGCCCCGTCGCCATGGAGGCCAGGACCAGCGACTGGGTGAAGGCCGCCGACACCGGGGAGGTGGTGCACTCCAGCCTGGATAAGGGCTTCTGGTGCATCAACAACGAGCAGCCATACGGCCGCCTCTGCTCCAACTACCACGTGCGATTCCAGTGCCCGCCAG TGCAGGCCTACTGGACGGACTGGACGGCGTGGGGCGCCTGCTCGGCCACGGCCTGCAGCGACGTGGGCATCCAGGTGCGTGAGAGAAAGTGCGTGAGCAAGGAACCCCAGACCCGCCTGCTCTCGCCACCCTGCGAGGGCCCTCACACCGAGAGGCGGGAGTGCACCACCCCTCCATGCCGAG CCGATTGGAGCCCTTGGGGCCCATGGAGCGTCTGCTCGGTGACCTGTGGCAAGGGCCGAAGGGTCAGGAGGCGGACCTGCCTGAGGTCTTCCGTCAGCGTGCAGTGCGTGGGACATTCTGCAGAGCTCCAGAAGTGTGGAAAACCCCCCTGCCCAG cggTGTGCCAGCGAGTGTGCTCTGAGGGCCGCCCCAGCGATGATTGCAGCCGCTGCGTGTGTAAGGGTCACCTGCTGCGTGGCGAGGTGAAGGGAACGACCGGCGTGCCCGTGTCCGGAGCCCGGATCACCCTGGACAGCCAGCCCAAGCTCGTCCTCGCCCAAACCGACGCCAGGGGTCTCTTCACTGTCCCGGGGGTGTGCTCCGGCACTCCGACCCTGGTCTCCATTCAGAGGGAGAAGTTTTCCCCCGTCGCCGTGACAACATCCAGCAACAGCACCGGAACATCCTGGGTCCGGGTGGTCATGAAGTCATCCG AGAAGCCGTACATGGAGAAGCACCCGGAGGACAAGGTGCGGTATGAAGGGCAGCGCGCGGCGCTATGCTGCAAGGCCACCGGGACGCCGGTCCCCGACAAATACTACTG GTACCACAATGGAACGCTGCTGGATCGCAGCATGTACAAGTATGCAGAAGACCTTATTCTGAGAGACCTGAAGCCAGGGCAGACCGGACAGTACCACTGCAAGGCCACCAGCGAGGCAGGGAGCATTAAGTCCTCTCCAGCTTTTGTCACCGTACTTG CTAAAGGCACACCTGCCTGCGTACCCACCCCCGAAAGTCACCTAGTCAAGCTGCCAATAGACTGCGTGCAGCCAGGAACTAACTCCAGGTTCTATGATGCTGGGAGCTGCCCCCATAACAAGTGTGTGGGATCGCTGGACTATGACCTGCGCTGCAGAGACGGCAGCAGCTTTTGCTGTGGGGTGAAGCGCCTGGAAACCCGGGAGATCAACTGCGGCAGCTACATCCTGCCGATTCGTGCCGTTACCGAGTGCGGCTGCCAGAAATGTGTGGAGCCCAAGGTGCTGGTGCGGGGCAGGGTGGTCGCCGCGGACAACGGGGAGCCCCTGCGCTTTGGCCACATCTACATTGGGAAAGAGAGGGTGGGCACCACCGGGTACCAGGGGAGCTTCACCGTCCAGGTGTCCCCCGACACCGAGAGGCTGGTGGTGAACTTTGTGGACCGGCTGGAGAAGTTCATCGACACCGTCAAGGTTTTCATCTTCGATAGAAAGGGGGGTGCTGTCTACCATGATGTGAAGGTGATGCGGAAACAGGAACCTGTTGACATCAACTCAGCCGAGACTAACACAATCTACCTGGGAGAGATCAAAGATGAGGATCCCATTGGCCAGATAGTCATACCTCCGAATTCGTTTCACAAGAACAGCGGGGAGGTTTACGAGGGCACTGTAAAAGCCAGCGTTACTTTCCTTGACCCCAGGAACATCACCACAGCACCTGCTGCACCAGGAGACCTCAACTTTGTCAACAATGAAGGAGATATGTTTCCGCTCAGGACCTATGGGATGTTTTCTGTTGACTTCAGAGACGAAAGCAACCAGGAAGCCCTTGGGGCTGGGGCTGTACAGGTGCTTCTGGACACCGAGCATGTTAAAATGCCAGAGCACATTCCTAAGATGAAGCTGTGGTCCTTGAACCCGGAAACAGGCATCTGGGAGGAAGAGAGTGACTTTCACTACACTCAGGCCACTGGTGGCGGGAATGGAAGAAGCAAGCGGGAGGAGCGCACTTTCCTCATTGGGAACATGGAAATCAGGGAGCGTAGACTGTTCAACCTGGATGTGCCGGAAAACCGCCGCTGCTACGTCAAGGTACGGGCATACATGAGTGACAAATTTCTGCCCAATGAGCAGCTTGAAGGAGTTGTCATAAACCTCATCAATCTGGAGCCCAAGCCTGGATACTCTGCTAATCCAAGGGCGTGGGGCCGATTTGACAGTGTGATCACTGGACAAAATGGGGCCTGCTTGCCAGCCTTCTGTGATGCTCAGAGACCTGATGCTTACACAGCCTATGTTACAGCTATAATGGGAGGAGAAGAACTAGAAGCAGCTCCCTCAGCCCCCAAAATGAATCCCAATATCATTGGAGTAACCCAGACATGCCTGAAGAAAATAGATTACAGGCGATCAGACCACGAGGATCCTGCTCTCAAGAAAActgctttcaaaataaatttgccaAAGCCTAATCCGAATAATTTTGATGAAACAAATGGGCCAATATACCCCTATCAGAGTTTAATAGCCTGTGAAAATGCACCCATCGATGCCAATCACTTCCGTTTCTTTCGGGTGGAGAAGGACAAGTATGAGTACAATGTGGTTCCGTTTGAGGAGAGTGACTTGACAACATGGACTGGCGACTACCTTGCTTGGTGGCCAAATCCCCAGGAATTCCGAGCTTGTTACATCAAGGTGAAGATTAACGGGCCCAACGAGGTCATGGTGAGGTCACGGAACTTTGGCGGCTCTCACCCTGCGACGAGAGGCCAGCTCTATGGCATCAGGGACATCCGCAGCACCCGAGACATGCATGTGGCTAACACCTCCGCCGCATGCCTGGAATTTAAGTGCAGCGGAATGCTTTTTGATCAAGACATTGTTGACAGGTCGCTCATCACAGTTCTCCCCCAGGGCAACTGCCGACGAGCAGGCGTCAACAACCTCTTGCAGGAGTACCTCACTAAGCACCCTCCCGTTGTGCAGAACAACGAAAGCTTTGCCTTCAACATGCTGGCCCCTGTTGACCCGCTCGGTCACAACTACGGTATCTACACAGTCACAGACCAGAACCCCCGAGTGGCCAAGGAGATTGCGATCGGGCGCTGCTTTGATGGTACCTCAGACGGATTCTCCCGGGAGATGAAGCCTGATTCTGGGGTGGCGTTGACTTTCGCCTGCCCAGAGAGGCCGGTGACTCGGGAAAGCCTTTTCCAGCGCTTGCAGACCAACCCTGCCCAAACTCTGGCTCAGGTGGCTCAGGACatgagagaggcaggaggggTGCAGGTCAGCAGAGGGGAGCCCCGAGTGGTCGCCTACCCTTCAAGTCAGCAGAGCCGAACCCAGAGTCGCAGGACCAGCAGTACTTCCAGCAGAAGGAGAACTCAAACCAGGACACAGCTTCCTCAGTAG